From a single Methanobrevibacter sp. genomic region:
- the npdG gene encoding NADPH-dependent F420 reductase, whose translation MKVSIIGGTGPQGLGIAERLAIAGVDVIVGSRKEEKALDVVAKAKEDLADYDLSNMVGMANEDAAREGDVLIITVPLAAQKPTVEGIKEFCKDKIVMDATVPLETAIGGKPFRFIDLMEGSAAERTAKILEGTGAKVICAFCNISNSHLANIPEEIDCDCLIAGDDADAKATAAEIIDKIPGVKTIDTGILEKARIIEKITPLLIGLNIKYKSHYGGLRITGIPALDKE comes from the coding sequence ATGAAAGTAAGTATAATAGGCGGAACCGGACCACAAGGATTAGGAATTGCAGAAAGATTAGCTATCGCTGGTGTTGATGTAATAGTTGGTTCAAGAAAAGAAGAAAAAGCATTGGACGTTGTTGCAAAAGCAAAAGAAGACCTTGCAGACTATGATTTATCCAACATGGTTGGAATGGCAAACGAAGATGCGGCTCGTGAAGGTGATGTTTTAATCATAACAGTACCACTTGCAGCTCAAAAACCAACCGTTGAAGGAATAAAAGAGTTCTGTAAAGACAAAATTGTCATGGATGCAACTGTGCCTTTAGAAACAGCAATCGGAGGAAAACCTTTCAGATTCATTGATCTTATGGAAGGATCAGCAGCTGAAAGAACTGCTAAAATACTTGAAGGAACCGGCGCAAAAGTAATCTGCGCATTCTGTAACATTTCAAATTCTCATTTGGCTAACATTCCTGAAGAAATCGACTGTGACTGTCTTATTGCAGGTGATGATGCAGATGCTAAAGCAACTGCAGCAGAAATCATCGACAAGATTCCTGGCGTAAAAACAATTGACACAGGTATTCTTGAAAAAGCAAGAATAATTGAAAAAATCACTCCTCTTTTAATCGGATTGAACATCAAATACAAATCCCATTACGGAGGATTAAGAATTACAGGAATTCCTGCACTGGATAAGGAATAG